CCCCCGCTCTTCCTATCCGGGATAATATCTCCCAATCTCCTCTGCCATCATATCAATCGACAATTGGCCGGGCGCAACGGAATCTGAGATAAAAGCATAGGTAAAGAGCGAGCCGAACAGCGGAGCGGCAACACGGGAAATTACGCCGATTTCGCCCATGGCGATTGTAACGATTGGGGCAGAACATTCTCCGGTGAACGTTAATAAACGGCTGACATCCTCTCTGCTCCGTGGCATGACCGCAATCTTTACAATAGTACCGCCCAGTTCCATTCCCTTTTCGACCAATGCTTTCAGCCGGTCATTCGAAGGGGTTTTTTCGAAATCATGTTCGGATATTATCACCGGCTTTTCACCGGCCATAGCAACAATGTCGCGGTTTATGGAAGCATCGATTTCGATATCAACACAATCCACCAGGGGAACAATTTTCTCGAACATGGCAAGACGACGGTCTTTATTCTGCGTCGTTTCCCTGAGTGTCCCGATAAGGGGAAGGTCGACATTCTCTCGGATTTCCCGGATATAGTCATACAGACGTTTGGGCGCCGCATCGATCAGGTCCGCCCTGATCTCCAGCATATCCGCCCCCCGCTCAGGCAGTGCCGTAATCTCAGCTAAAGATAATAGACGGTCGATTATTGCCGTTACGGCCGGTTTCCGACCCAGTGAAAGATTGCCGATAGTGATTGTCATAGGTATCCTTTCCGGAGATGGAGCAGCGGAGTAGTCGAGGACTGTTTTTTCCATCACACCGTCACTCCATTTCCCCTAATATAACATTTCCTCGGCCCGCCGGTCGAGATAGTGAACAAGTCCTTTGGGAATTCTTGTAATCAAGCCGCAGTCCTTCCAGACCTCGGGGCTTTCCATGCACAAATAGAGGGTGGCACGGGGAGAATATTTTTCGATTTCTTCTTTCATGGCCTGATAAAACTCAACCCGGATTGGCCGGAAATAACGGAGTTTCCTGTCTTCGCCCAACACCATCTCTCCGCAAAAAAGTGACCGATAAGCGGGATTGTTGAAATGAAGTTTTTTGAGGACCGGCATTGTCCTGAACCCGCCGAGGCTGATCCAGGCTATTTTGTCGGGATTTTGTATGGATCCGAATATCGATTGAACTACCGACCGGTACTCATGTTCCCATTCCGG
The nucleotide sequence above comes from Chitinivibrionales bacterium. Encoded proteins:
- the aroD gene encoding type I 3-dehydroquinate dehydratase; the protein is MMEKTVLDYSAAPSPERIPMTITIGNLSLGRKPAVTAIIDRLLSLAEITALPERGADMLEIRADLIDAAPKRLYDYIREIRENVDLPLIGTLRETTQNKDRRLAMFEKIVPLVDCVDIEIDASINRDIVAMAGEKPVIISEHDFEKTPSNDRLKALVEKGMELGGTIVKIAVMPRSREDVSRLLTFTGECSAPIVTIAMGEIGVISRVAAPLFGSLFTYAFISDSVAPGQLSIDMMAEEIGRYYPG